Part of the Aquarana catesbeiana isolate 2022-GZ linkage group LG12, ASM4218655v1, whole genome shotgun sequence genome, tatttacaaaaatgtgaggggtgtactcacttttgtgagataatgtacatCCTATTGAAGTTATTCCACCTGTTAACCCACTTTAAAATGTATCTCTGGTAGAAAAAGTCCACCACCtcattctttttttacttttactttccttCCCTGTAGTTGAAGGCACTTCCATTAagataaaacattttatttttattttggatagagtaggagcgATAAACTATCAGGTTATTTTTGGCGGCTGCCTACCATTAATGAGATTTCACTTAACTTCCAATTGTAGAAATGTAACAGGAAATTACAGGAAATCTCCCAAAGTAAAAGGGTTTCCCCTTTTAGATGGTTGCCCAAAAAcgagtgtccctattggaagatttactATTACCTCTTGTTCTGGCAACAACTTTAATTCAAAATGTTGGACTTCTCTTCACTTTCTCAGCAACAATGGTCACCATTGGAAATAGTTTGGTGAATCTCTCCGAAAAagagagtctaatgccgcgtacacacgagcggactttacggcagactttgcccggcggatgggatttcgtcggacaattcgatcgtgtgtgggctccagcggactttgttttctcaaaagttggacggacttaaatttgaaacatgttttaaatctatccgtcaaactcgagtccggtcgaaaagtccgctcgtctgtatgctagtttgacggacaaaaagccacgctagggtagctattggctactggctatgaacttccttgttttagtccggttgtacgtcatcacgtacgaattctacggactttggtggattgtgtgtaggcaagtccgttcatttggaaagtctgtcataaagtccgtcgaaaagtccgccgggcaaagtctgccgtaaagtccgctcgtgtgtatgcggcataaccctactccactctatctaaaacaaaacaaaaatgcctgGAACTGGAACTGGATAGCAACTGGATTGCTAGTGCAGCCCATGGACATTAAAAGGCACTTGCATATGTACTCATGATGCAACTACCATTAGGCAAACTTCTAAGGAGATGCAGAGGTCTCCATAAACTTGCAAAGATGAGTTTTTTGCATATTAAAAACGCTAGTTAAGAGAGTTTCATAATCAATAGAGGTAATTAATAGGGGTATAtggttattaaatatattttttaaataaactcatttacattatctattattattatctatatattatttatatatccaAGTATCTCATtttgacttgatatcagcctctttaagcttgggttcacactagctgcagccCCGGCTCACAAcagggggtccagtgcgtctcCGTTCTCTGTTCCAGGTgggaatcaggtccgaatttttgcctgaatttggacctgaaacggaggcaaagacgcTTAGGACGgaggtgtgtgaaccagctccattgagaactGGTCACACTCTCCTCtcatgggaattggatgcggggaaatccacatccaattcgcatgagtgtgaacccagcctaaatctgctGTGCGGCAGCACTCAAGTTGCCCGTAAATGGATTCAATTTTGATCTAACTATCGCCGTTCCCACTTCTCAGGAGTTGATCTAACAGTCAACTTCTATCAAATAGGACTGTTAGAAAACTTTTGTCCATCAGTGTCTTGCAgtcaatctggtgcagctgctgaTCAGTTTATGCTAACAGTGgtggagtcctgctgtcagaatacaatggcacaacaGGGAGATCCCTTCCTTCACCTTGCATGTGTGGATGGGGAGATCCACACTTTAGTTTTTGTTCGGTCAGCCCACTGCCcaaccaaaaagaaaagaaaatgactaTCTATGGCCATcctcagagtaaaaatagtaatgagTCATCACTACTGCGTTGCTGctgctcctttattgtccaatcccaggctaatgccgtgtatacacaagcggacttttcagcatcaaaggtctgacggtctttccgacggtctTTCAACGGAGTTATGACttactttcgaacgaccggacttgcacaCAAATTAAAGTCCGTTCgtctgaacgtgatgacgtacgaagggactagaataaggaagttcatagccagtagacaatagctgcccttgcgtcctttttcgtccgtcggactagcatacagacgaactgatttttcgactggactcgaatccgtcagaaagatttgaaacatgttctaaagtccgtctgattttagacagaaaaggtcagctgaaggtccgatgaagctcacacacggttgatttgttccgtcggaccagtctggtcgaaaagtccggtcgtgtgtacacggcataagtgtcacCTAGCTGTATATTTTAACTGCAAAAAAAGGTAAATCACTGGCCTGGCTGTATAGCCTGGTATATGTTATGACAACTAGTAATAGAAATCCTTTTGCAGGTAAAAGCTCTTAGACATGGATGTCTGAGCTCGTCCAACATAATTTCCAGCCTACAGACTCAAATAGACATAAATGGCTATACGTAGTCGTATTCAGGTATAAGCCGGTGCTGTCATAAACATGAGTGTAGCATGGGGCGtatgcaaaaaattattttctatgtTTTACATACACCCATACACTAAACTCTTGTTTACATGAGCACCGGCATATACCCGAGTACAGGTGCGCagagccattcatttcaatggacagttTTACCTGCAGCTCAGCACCTTGACTTTCTGGGTAAGAGGAAATGCACTGGAAATTATGTGCACAGACTCAAGTATTGATGTGCaaacagttttttatatatatatatatatatatatatatatatatatatatatatatatatatatatatatatatatatatatatatatatatatatatatatatatatatatagcatagttgtatttttttaatatatataatatatatattgattaCAAGGTAGTAAGAAACCAGGGCTTTCTTTCTCAGAACACAGGTACAGGAACTCAACCactacccacacacacacaccttccatcaaatagtgggtgtggtcaaatttcacataACAGTTATTTCAAATAACAGTTGGAGGGTCTTAAAGAGGCATtgaataccaggagtgcattaggtGCAGAGTTCCGGGGGGTTgggctacacacagagtgcagagttcgagGGTGTGCTACCTACATCGTGCAAacttcaggggtgcgctacacacacagtgcagagttcagccttcttccacagctggttacttctgcatcccccatccatatCTCACTTCCACCCATCTTCAACTCTGACCTCCTCAtgcaaccccccccctcctccactgatccaTAATTTTCCCCACCTCCTTAAAAACTTCACCATATTCCACATGTCTTACTGGTgctgctgtattaagctgaagcacccagtaATACCTCCCCACATACTGTAGGTGGCACTGCCTCTGACTGgcggggagatcatccagtgggggtgtcggcatcTGCACTGCACCCTAGGCACCTGCATCTCTGGGAGCCATTGGAgacaagctatcacttgtaaagACGGAAgttggacttctgtgtttacaagtgatagtggtgagcagggagtagAGGGCCTGAGTCAGAGCTGGTGGAACGGAGTTCCACCATCTTCCAGCTGAAACAAAAATGAAGGTTAATCTCATTGCACTCATTCGGAGATGAACTCATTTAATACTTTTTGGATTGAGCTGACTGGTAAATATATTCACACATTGTGAATTAATTTTCTCTACAGAAAAATCCAGTCCAAGCTTTAAAACCTTTCTGGAAATAAATTTACTATAAAATAATGTAAATATTAATTATGTTATCCAGCAACTGATTGTTTTctgattttaatgtattttaaagCAATAGCGCTTTGCTGCTTTTGCACAGTTCACTGAGCACCTTTACATCTGCTTAGGTGACTTTGTTTTCCTTTAAGGGCACAAATTTAATGGGCACCAGTCTTCTTCACTCATGGGCATTCCAgggcaaaaaaaaggaaacagcttCTGTCCAGAACAGACAGAGACCTGAAAAATAAGTCCTGTTGTGTCAGCATCATAAAAAGCCAGGTGATTTTTGAATAAGTCCAAGCAAACTCCAATCCTCAAGGGCAAAGTTTCCAGTTTTAGGATCACAAAAAATTCCCCAATCCCATAAAATGCAGTGTCTTGCTTACGCAAAACCCAATAGCCGTTTGCTGAATTTAATTCCCATTCTCCTTTGCGTTCTACTGACTCCCGCACGACACCAATGATCCAACTGCTCTTGCTGCCCACGTCTACTTCCCAATAGTGGCGACCTGATTTAAATCCAGGCTTTCCCAAAATATATAAACCTGGCTCAAAACAGTCCTTCTTTCGCTCCTTTGTctcaagactgggctcaaatctcACTTGTTTAAGATCCGGAGATAGGCTGAGGTTTGGATGAGCACTTTCTGGATCAAATGCTATCTCTTCTGGTATGGGTTTCACTATATGAGTCATTTCCTTGGATAGTCGAAGATACACAGGAGGCTCCCAGCCATCTAGTCCCATCTTAAATGACAGTGACAGTTTCCTTAACAAAGCACCATGGTTGCTTACTTGTTCCTTTGTCGTTTTCTTTTTTAGTGACTCCATACACTGCACCAAGTTCAGGAGATTCTCCTCTAGCTcatgttcttcttcattttctactCTCCTACTGTTGGCCAATTTCATCTCTTCCTCGACTTCCAGCAACTGGTGACAGTTCTTATAAAGTCTGTTGAGATTCAGCATATGTAGTGTGGAATTCTTTCTTATCGAGCTCATTTTACTCTGGATATCACTGAGCAGCTCGCAGGAGACAACTTGCAGTTGTGAAAGAGACTGTTTGACTTCTTGTAGTAAAACTGCTGGTGATTCCGCTGGTGAAGACACATTGTGATTTTTATTGGTTGGCACAGATTTGCTGATTTGGTCTTTGAATTTGCTGGTCTGTATAGAGAAGGATATATATTACCCTGTTAGGATCCAACTACAGTATAGAATCTGGACAatgacatagattttttttttattttagcatggcaaagttttatttctttatttttattaaacacaaaTTTAAAGTGTTCATAGACTTTAAATTACAGTCAAATTATTTTACAACTGTTTTGTCTTTTCTTACTAGCATTGCACATAGACATGCACATTTGTATCCATCTTGGAGGTCCAAATGGCATTAGACACAGACATTAGAGAAGGAGTGGATGAAATCAGAGTTGTTGCCAAGGTTTCATTTGGACATTCCTTATCACAGAGCCATGAATATACCAGACCACACCTGGTCCTATGCCTGTGAGGCTAGACATATATGATAGTTGCCAATATGTGTCACCTGATTTGCAATAAAGGAATTCTGAAACTGGCCTGAGAGgagccctgctgtcagaatacaatggcacagtggggaggatttctCCATtaaccttgtttgtgtggatggaagaaccagttaaaaataaaaatctaggAAAAAATTTTCCTTTAGCCAACCATGCTATAGTGAAATAATGACTACAGcgcatccagttctgggagggtgtcaatagatgtcctcccaggACCCCTCCACCTGCAGCGGGCATCGGGTGTGCTCTGTAACTGCattgtccttcggacacagctgatcacagtttggGGTAAATGGCCAAACAAAgcggttctttaccatgtgatcagctgtgtccaatcacagctgatcacatgtaaacagacttgccagttattggtATTGCATTCCTCCCACGCTGTCTCTGttggaggaaaggagagccgttaactgGCAAGGCTGTCAGGACATCAATaacactgataatcaaggcactaatcatcagtgccctgattatcagtgcagcctcatcagtgcccatcagtgcctcctatcagtgcaggctcatcagtgccgcccatcagtgtccataagtgcagcctcatcagtgcccattagtgcagcctcatcagtgcctatcaatgcagcctcatcagtttagcccatcagtacagcctatcagtgccaatcagtgcagcctatcagtgccaatcagtgcagcctatcagtgccaatcagtgcagcctatcagtgcccatcagtgcagcctcatcagtgcccatcaatgcagcctcatcagtgcccatcaatgcagcctcatcagtgcagcctatcagtgccatttagagtagccttatcagtgcccatcaatgcagcctcatcggtgcagcccatcagtgcaaatcaatgtagcctcatcagtgcccatcaatgcagcctcatcagtgcccatcaatgcggcctcatcggtgcacatcagtgaagaagacaaatttcttatttgcaaaatgttttaacagaaaaggttttttttttttttttaaatttttggtattttcttgtttgtttagcaaaaaataaaaaacccagctgtgaataaatgccaccaaaagaaagctctagttgtgtgaaaaaatgtataaaaatttcatatgggtgcagtgttgcatgaccgcgcaattgtcattcaaagattcagtgtccattagtgcccatcagtgcagcatatcagtgcccctcagtgccacctatcagtacccatcagtgcagcatatcagtgccacctatcagttcccatcagtgcagcttatcagtgctgcctcatccatggctattagtgcagcctaatcagcacacatcactgaagaagaaagattatttatttgcaaaaatttataacaaaaaacgaagaaaacttgtttttgcaaaatttatgatcttttttgctttgtttagcaaaaaattaaaaaacaagtggtgattaaataccaccaaatgaaggtCTATCtgtataaaataaatgataaaaatttcatatgggtacagtgttctatgactgcgcaattgtcattcaaagtgcgacagctctgaaatctgagaattggcctgggcaggaagggggtgaaagtgcccagtaggtaagtggttaataacacCTGAGCATGCTTTGCTTAGGTTCAAGAATGCAGACCTAGGGGAGCACTGCAGGTCGCCCTCACAAGCATGGGCAAGGTGGCAGAAAATCCACACCTTGCCTCTCCCAACAAATTCTACACAAGTCTAGAGGGGAGGGACTGGGTAGACCAGGTAATATCAGCCCCCATGTTCCCCCAtctaacatagttttattacctgttctgccagtaaatctgttatttttccatGTCCTTTAACAGGATGACAACACCGTGTGTTCTTCAGTGAAGTCATGAAGCAGTGTTGGCACCTTGTGGACGGGGTAGTCTCAGATGGACATGTAGTTTTAAATAGACTTCGGGCAGGCAACAAACATTAAAACCAAATCTAACAAACACTTTTAGATAGGGCGGGGACGAGCCCTACATTCTGCgtctatagatgcaaatgctggaaTCGGGAGCGCGCGCGCAAggtaactacccccccccccccccccccccccccgggagagtgcttctcctagggagttatagatgtgaggaggagccgtgagagccgccgagggaccccagaagaggaggatcggggccactctgtgcaaaacgaactgcgcagtggaggtaagtatgatatgtttgttatttaaaaaaaaaaaaaacaaagctttacaatcactttaaaataacaGGCATCCTTGGTCACAAACCTACTTATCTAAGGTCACAGTGTTTCATATTAGAACACTTGAGATGTTCCTGTAATTATAGTGAAGGCAGGACCtcacacttacagtgccttgaaaaaatattcataccccttgaaattttccacattttgtcatgttacaaccaaaaacgtaaatgtattttattgggattttatgtgatagaccaaaacaaagtggcacataaatgtgaagagcaaggaaaatgataaatggttttccaaattttttacaaataaatatgtgaaaagtgtgggttgcatttgtattcagcccccctgagtcaatacttcgtaTTGTagaaccagcttccctgtccctgctgaagaaaagcatcccaacatgatgctgccaccaccatgtttcacggtggggatggcgtgttcagggtgatgtgcagtgttagtttttcgccacacatagcgttttacttttaggccaaaaacttaaattttggtctcatctgaacagagcaccttcttccacatgtttgctgtgtccccccacatgacttctcgcaaactgtaaaggaaacttcttatggctttctttcaacaatggctttcttcttgtcactcttccctAAAGGCCAgagtgcgcgactaatagttgtcctgtggacagattcttccacctgagctgtggatttctgcagctcctccagagttaccatgagcctcttggctgcttctctgattaatgctctccttgcccagcctgtcagtttaggtggacggccatgtcttggtaggtttgcagttgtgtcatactctttccattttcggatgatggattgaacagtgctccatgagatgttcaaagcttggtatatttttttataacctaaccctgctttaaacttctccaaaaatttttcctgatctgtctggtgtgttccttggccttcatgatgctgtttgttcactaaggttctctaaaaaacctctgagggcttcacagaacagctgtatttatactgagattaaattacacacaggtggactctatttactaattaggtgacttctgaaggcaattggttccactagattttagttcacacctaaaccggccgtgGATTGCACAGCAACGCTGTCCATCCCTGTTCTCTGATTCAGGGACGAAttagggcagaatctttgcctgaattcagccctgaaacggaaGCAAAGacgcagtgcgctccgcagccgccccggagacatgtgaacctgctctatagagagccggtcacattctcctgctatgcgaattggatgcaggaaatccacatccaatttgcataggtgtgaacccagactctggggtatcaaagtaaaggggctgaatacaaatgcatgccacactttagatatttaaaaaaagaaaattggaaagccatttatcattttccttccacttcacaattatgtgccactttgtgttggtctatcacatgaaatcccaataaaatacatttacgtttttggttgtagcatgacaaaatgtagaaaatttcaaggggtataaatactttttcaaggcactgtagtactaATTTTGAAAGGTTTTGGCAAACTTAAATTCCTACAGCACAGATGCAAGTATGGTTCTGCAATAcagtttactaaaactgaaaatgTCTAtgtttgagttcattttttttccttttttgccaaGAGAACAGGAtttgcaatttaaccacttgccgaccacacgcCGTCAttatacatcggctgtttgaagaggaatatcgttgttatggcagcagctggctaccataaccccggtatcctcttcttcagtgcgCGGTcagcttttagataaaagtggtctctatggCAGGTTCGCCGCGAGATCTCTTTTATCactggcgggagaggggccccccctcccgccgtgatccggtgccccccctcccgccgcgatccggtgccctccgccgcttaccggagccgctggcAGCAGTGGGATGACTTTGGcgtattgaggggccaatggatggggccatgtattgtaaaatcttggatgagaaccttcttccctcagccagaaccctGAGGATGGGTCATCGATGGGTctgccagcatgacaatgacccaaaacataccgtcaatgcaacagaggagtggctcaagaagcacattagggtcatggagtggcttagtcagtctccagactttaaatccttcaggtttcttggctgtctcttggcaactttcttggcaaagtttcagctccctccataaattttctatagtattagagaagatctgtaaagacgAGTGGACcagaatccctcctgagatgtgtgcaaacctggtcaccaactgtaagaaacgtcttacctctttgcttgccaacaagggtttctccaccaagtactaagtcatattttgcttggggatcaaataattattttactcactgaactgcaacctaatttatatcatttgtttttttgtgtgtttttttctgtatttttggttgatattctgtctatcgTTTaagatacacctatgataaaaattctagacccttcatttctttgtaagtgggcaaacatacagaatctgcagggtatcaaataataattttccccactgtacataataTATATACTATTTATGGATTAATGGACTAAACTTGGACTATTCCTTAACCGTTTTATACATAATACCCCTTGATTTGGCTCCCACTTTGCGACaggatatattgtttttttgtccaacatcagtgcctgacctcacaaatgcgcttctggaagaatggtcaaacattcccatagacacactcctaaaccttgtggacagccttcccagaagagttgaagctgttacagatgcaaaggatgggccaactcaatattgaaccctacggactaagactgggatgccaataaagtt contains:
- the LOC141114432 gene encoding E3 ubiquitin-protein ligase TRIM69-like isoform X1, with the translated sequence MEPQPDVPPQHNETSKFKDQISKSVPTNKNHNVSSPAESPAVLLQEVKQSLSQLQVVSCELLSDIQSKMSSIRKNSTLHMLNLNRLYKNCHQLLEVEEEMKLANSRRVENEEEHELEENLLNLVQCMESLKKKTTKEQVSNHGALLRKLSLSFKMGLDGWEPPVYLRLSKEMTHIVKPIPEEIAFDPESAHPNLSLSPDLKQVRFEPSLETKERKKDCFEPGLYILGKPGFKSGRHYWEVDVGSKSSWIIGVVRESVERKGEWELNSANGYWVLRKQDTAFYGIGEFFVILKLETLPLRIGVCLDLFKNHLAFYDADTTGLIFQVSVCSGQKLFPFFCPGMPMSEEDWCPLNLCP